A genomic segment from Mycoplasma sp. 1018B encodes:
- a CDS encoding MAG3450 family membrane protein, translated as MNKSKYLALYNWLFLTFVCIIPQAIIYFLGSNDLGSSIFKSYIWLYIIFFSLLIISFIVQIILIKINFISIKTFTINIPISAVFTLMISLSQVNWELIYKLLLALLISIISALISNIIVHKIIKIQLINKKDKQ; from the coding sequence ATGAATAAATCAAAGTATTTAGCTTTATATAATTGATTATTTTTAACTTTTGTTTGCATAATTCCTCAAGCAATAATATATTTTTTAGGTTCTAATGATTTAGGGTCTTCAATATTTAAATCGTATATTTGATTATATATAATCTTTTTTAGTTTGCTTATTATAAGTTTTATTGTTCAAATTATATTAATAAAAATTAATTTTATAAGTATTAAAACTTTTACTATTAATATACCAATAAGTGCTGTTTTTACTTTAATGATTTCATTATCGCAAGTTAATTGAGAATTAATTTATAAATTACTTTTAGCTCTATTAATAAGTATTATTAGTGCTTTAATAAGTAATATTATTGTACATAAAATTATAAAAATTCAATTAATCAATAAAAAAGACAAACAATAA